A window of Rubricoccus marinus contains these coding sequences:
- a CDS encoding tetratricopeptide repeat protein has translation MSLRFWPAILALLLAGPLAAQPLPSATAPPADPARAEAAYDAARSLYDGRLYAPASRAFAAFRETYPRDIHGPQALFFQAEATLASGDDVGAAALFSQFETGYPLHPFASQARLALGRYYWAAGRLDEAEGALNQALGRNLPPEDRAEAQYLLGLVFREQGRPGPAIESFLAAADGETPLAPAALYAAGETEAGRENWSGVAEVFGLLNDRYPASAENAQVGLARAEAFARLGQYEDVAAEASSRRSTLSGADVARADLLAGEALVRLGRADEAQARFERVPDSTLYDRRATFGRARIAYDRGNYGLAASLFEVVRAGAPEASADALAHESTYYVGLSLKRTGQLGDAEQRLREAANQTGGAYVSEALLELGLLLYERRRYEEAANAFGRIVADFRGKPFVGEAARMQGESFAALGRVEDARRAYELAESLGAATSETRAEIAFQDAYGRFRAGNYAEAIPALLTVARSTPDGPRAGEALFWAGEAAFQIQQYARAEEILREFLATNAAHPRADAARYALAYTHFRRRDYGAAADAFERFLSAYTGSQAAVPYRPDALFRLADSYFALGRFADARAVYQRAAEDAPGGQGRDYALFQVAQAYAAEGRTDDAIAAYEQLATNFSASDLLDEALYSEGALLLQAGRDQEAATLFNRAATVRPGSAIAPRALVGEGDARYNAEDYEGAEQAYRRALTRYPESDFAADALEGLGYALDALGRADEFEDAVSRFERTTTNPLARARVQLRRGEVALEAGDNALAAQRIEALLAISPPAEIEPQALLTLAAAYTGMSEYNAAATALRRLLDRYPSGPLAPEASLRLAETRFSAGDANLALLESQRFQQRFPDDAERVAQAILIEARALSTLGRTDDLRQRLAVLATTYPDSAAAEEAARLFPTAMPDRVRSGQGDDN, from the coding sequence ATGTCGCTCCGTTTCTGGCCCGCGATCCTCGCGCTTCTCCTCGCCGGTCCTCTCGCCGCGCAGCCGCTCCCGAGCGCCACCGCGCCGCCCGCCGACCCCGCCCGCGCCGAAGCCGCGTACGACGCCGCCCGGTCCCTATATGACGGCCGGCTCTACGCACCCGCCTCTCGCGCCTTTGCGGCGTTCCGCGAGACGTACCCTCGCGACATCCACGGACCGCAGGCGCTGTTCTTCCAGGCCGAAGCCACACTCGCCTCTGGCGACGATGTGGGCGCGGCGGCGCTGTTCTCGCAGTTCGAGACCGGCTACCCGCTCCACCCGTTCGCGTCGCAGGCGCGGCTCGCGCTGGGCCGCTACTACTGGGCCGCCGGTCGGCTGGACGAAGCCGAGGGCGCGCTGAACCAGGCGCTCGGCCGCAACCTGCCGCCAGAGGACCGCGCCGAGGCGCAGTACCTCCTGGGCCTCGTGTTCCGCGAGCAAGGCCGCCCGGGCCCCGCCATCGAGTCGTTCCTCGCCGCCGCCGACGGCGAGACGCCTCTGGCGCCAGCGGCCCTGTACGCTGCGGGCGAGACGGAGGCCGGCCGCGAAAACTGGAGCGGTGTTGCGGAGGTCTTCGGGCTTCTCAACGACCGGTATCCCGCGTCGGCCGAGAACGCGCAGGTTGGACTTGCGCGCGCCGAAGCGTTTGCGCGCCTGGGCCAGTATGAGGACGTCGCCGCTGAGGCGTCGAGCCGGCGCAGCACGCTCTCGGGCGCAGACGTCGCCCGCGCCGATCTGCTCGCGGGTGAGGCGCTTGTGCGTCTGGGCCGCGCCGACGAAGCCCAGGCCCGTTTCGAGCGCGTTCCGGACTCGACGCTGTATGACCGCCGCGCCACGTTTGGACGCGCCCGCATCGCGTACGACCGCGGCAACTACGGCCTCGCCGCGTCCCTGTTTGAGGTTGTCCGCGCCGGAGCGCCAGAGGCTTCGGCCGACGCGCTCGCGCACGAGTCGACGTACTACGTCGGGCTCTCCCTCAAGCGCACGGGTCAGCTTGGTGATGCCGAGCAACGCTTGCGCGAGGCGGCAAACCAGACCGGTGGCGCGTACGTCAGCGAAGCGCTCCTCGAACTCGGTCTGTTGCTGTACGAGCGGCGGCGCTACGAGGAGGCTGCTAACGCGTTTGGCCGGATCGTGGCGGATTTCCGCGGGAAGCCGTTCGTCGGCGAGGCCGCGCGGATGCAAGGCGAGAGCTTTGCCGCGCTCGGCCGCGTAGAAGACGCACGGCGCGCCTACGAGCTCGCCGAGAGCCTGGGCGCCGCAACGTCGGAGACCCGGGCCGAGATCGCGTTTCAAGACGCGTATGGGCGCTTCCGCGCCGGCAACTACGCCGAAGCGATCCCGGCGCTGCTGACCGTTGCGCGGTCGACGCCCGACGGCCCCCGCGCCGGCGAGGCGCTGTTCTGGGCCGGCGAAGCCGCCTTCCAGATCCAGCAATACGCCCGCGCTGAGGAGATCCTCCGCGAGTTCCTGGCGACCAACGCCGCGCACCCCCGCGCCGATGCTGCTCGCTACGCGCTCGCCTACACCCACTTCCGCCGCCGGGACTACGGCGCCGCGGCCGACGCGTTCGAGCGCTTCCTCTCGGCATACACCGGGAGCCAGGCCGCCGTCCCCTACCGACCGGACGCGTTGTTCCGCCTCGCGGACAGCTACTTCGCGCTCGGCCGCTTTGCCGACGCCCGCGCCGTATACCAGCGCGCTGCCGAAGACGCCCCTGGCGGGCAAGGGCGCGACTACGCCCTGTTCCAGGTTGCCCAGGCCTACGCCGCCGAAGGCCGTACGGACGACGCCATCGCGGCCTACGAACAGCTCGCGACCAACTTCTCGGCAAGTGACCTTCTCGATGAGGCGCTCTACTCCGAGGGCGCCCTGCTCCTCCAGGCCGGCCGAGACCAAGAAGCAGCCACCCTCTTCAACCGCGCCGCGACTGTTCGGCCCGGCAGCGCCATCGCGCCTCGCGCCCTCGTTGGCGAGGGCGACGCGCGCTACAACGCCGAGGACTACGAAGGCGCTGAGCAGGCCTACCGGCGTGCCCTGACGCGCTACCCCGAGAGCGACTTCGCCGCCGACGCCCTTGAAGGGCTGGGCTACGCGCTCGACGCCCTCGGCCGCGCGGACGAGTTCGAGGATGCCGTGTCCCGGTTCGAGCGCACGACGACGAACCCTCTGGCGCGCGCACGCGTGCAGCTCCGCCGCGGCGAGGTCGCCCTGGAGGCCGGCGACAACGCGCTCGCCGCCCAGCGCATCGAGGCGCTTCTGGCGATCAGCCCGCCAGCTGAGATCGAGCCACAGGCGCTGCTCACGCTTGCAGCGGCCTACACCGGCATGAGCGAGTACAACGCCGCCGCGACCGCCCTCCGCCGCTTGCTGGACCGCTACCCCAGCGGGCCTCTGGCGCCAGAGGCCTCGCTCCGCCTCGCGGAAACGCGGTTCTCGGCTGGAGACGCCAACCTCGCGCTCTTGGAATCCCAGCGGTTCCAGCAGCGCTTTCCGGACGACGCCGAGCGCGTCGCGCAGGCCATCCTGATCGAGGCGCGCGCCCTCAGCACGCTCGGCCGCACCGACGACCTCCGCCAGAGGCTCGCGGTCCTCGCGACGACCTACCCGGACTCGGCCGCGGCAGAAGAGGCCGCGCGCCTGTTCCCGACGGCCATGCCGGACCGCGTCCGTTCCGGACAGGGTGATGACAACTAG
- a CDS encoding SPOR domain-containing protein produces the protein MASLTALAAAIRERLLAEEPAPLPGFGTLQRVHLPARVETRPDGSKSLQPPRESLRLILGDVQDSDPIALALARNLGLPVAQGRAALKKHVDQVEALLSARGDVPLEGVGIIRRTDRGILFGADPSLLATINASFEGLTTVGTGTEASDADEPESDTGETEPRAEAEPLTTDDAPQEAEEIESEEADASHVPSADLTEVDPPEAETIPLASLQSTDVPSPESAPAQTEEEGEVSEAPEHDAAGAAPPIAAAAMPFEVEVGPLGDEPYTFGTPEASGAADVQAGSEAGAEPNLEPEPNPEHTEPTPQSDEVVVDDEIYSLTLPEEADASTAAAEPSDEAAPPDSAAGEPDDSDSAVDDLLAGIWAGGTPVASGLLGAQPLADSPAPDAPEPDLSDEEESLFRAAPAGTPEASSDSVDNWFTADIGPISDADADVGPPPPPPPATPTPVVPVPGPPKVSEPLLPPTSPSLDWSSDAAASVASGTAKRSDQLPPAQREEGWTAYEEAPAYAEADARTSSPLPWILLAGIAALAIAAFFLWPREEEPVAPAPAAVVAPEPLAPEASATEDSLLSADMMSDEQLDSLAAALNASMTEDEGLPAIEQDLIPPRPAATADVAPAAPRDAAPARPQAAPSSSTGSIQPPSVAGLPPALASGLTGSGRIEIGARGYTWVVTSISNLAEADRLAARYRQAGFRSNVIESTPGGRTTYRVAIGQFDTQANALLVRDRLPADIRSRDDIWTLNLADL, from the coding sequence GTGGCCTCGTTGACCGCTCTCGCCGCCGCCATCCGTGAACGTCTCCTCGCGGAGGAGCCCGCTCCTCTCCCAGGTTTCGGGACCCTCCAGCGCGTTCATCTGCCCGCGCGGGTAGAGACGCGTCCGGACGGCTCGAAGTCGCTTCAGCCGCCGCGCGAATCTCTCCGGCTGATCCTCGGCGACGTACAAGACTCCGATCCCATCGCGCTCGCGCTCGCTCGCAACCTCGGGCTGCCCGTTGCCCAGGGGCGTGCGGCGCTCAAGAAGCACGTTGACCAAGTGGAGGCCCTTCTCTCAGCGCGTGGGGACGTCCCGCTAGAAGGCGTCGGCATTATCCGACGGACGGACCGCGGCATCCTGTTCGGCGCGGACCCCTCGCTCTTGGCGACGATCAACGCTTCCTTCGAAGGCTTGACAACGGTCGGCACCGGGACGGAGGCCTCTGACGCGGACGAGCCGGAGTCCGACACCGGAGAAACCGAGCCACGCGCCGAAGCAGAGCCCCTCACGACCGACGACGCTCCGCAAGAGGCCGAAGAGATCGAGTCAGAGGAGGCAGACGCATCACACGTGCCGTCCGCAGATCTTACCGAGGTCGATCCGCCAGAGGCCGAAACCATTCCTCTCGCGAGCCTCCAATCGACGGACGTCCCGTCTCCGGAGAGCGCACCTGCACAAACCGAAGAGGAAGGCGAGGTCTCGGAGGCTCCCGAGCACGATGCTGCAGGCGCGGCTCCGCCTATCGCTGCAGCGGCGATGCCCTTCGAAGTGGAAGTGGGTCCGCTCGGTGACGAACCGTACACGTTCGGAACGCCAGAGGCCTCTGGCGCTGCAGACGTACAGGCGGGCTCGGAGGCTGGAGCGGAGCCCAACCTGGAGCCGGAACCCAACCCGGAGCACACGGAGCCGACTCCGCAAAGCGACGAAGTCGTCGTGGACGACGAGATCTACTCGCTCACGCTTCCAGAAGAAGCAGACGCCAGCACGGCCGCGGCCGAACCATCCGACGAAGCCGCGCCGCCAGACAGCGCAGCAGGCGAGCCCGACGATTCCGATTCTGCCGTCGATGACCTCCTGGCTGGCATCTGGGCCGGCGGCACTCCCGTCGCCTCTGGCCTTCTCGGCGCGCAGCCTCTGGCGGACTCTCCGGCACCCGACGCCCCGGAACCGGACCTCTCGGACGAGGAGGAGTCACTGTTCCGTGCGGCTCCCGCGGGGACGCCAGAGGCCTCATCGGATTCTGTCGACAACTGGTTCACGGCGGACATCGGTCCGATTTCGGACGCAGACGCGGACGTAGGCCCACCTCCTCCGCCCCCTCCAGCCACTCCCACGCCGGTTGTGCCGGTTCCGGGTCCCCCCAAGGTCTCCGAGCCGCTCCTTCCCCCTACGTCGCCGTCGCTCGATTGGAGCTCCGACGCCGCTGCGAGCGTCGCGTCAGGAACCGCAAAGCGGAGCGATCAGCTCCCGCCGGCACAGAGAGAGGAGGGTTGGACCGCCTACGAAGAGGCGCCCGCCTATGCAGAAGCAGACGCCCGTACATCCTCCCCGCTGCCCTGGATCCTTCTCGCCGGTATCGCTGCCCTCGCGATCGCCGCGTTTTTCCTGTGGCCTCGTGAGGAGGAGCCCGTTGCACCCGCCCCGGCCGCCGTTGTAGCCCCGGAGCCTCTGGCGCCAGAGGCCTCGGCCACCGAGGACTCCTTGCTCTCGGCCGACATGATGAGCGACGAGCAATTGGACTCACTCGCTGCGGCGCTCAACGCGTCCATGACAGAGGACGAGGGTTTGCCGGCCATCGAACAAGACCTCATCCCGCCCCGTCCTGCCGCCACCGCGGACGTAGCGCCAGCGGCCCCTCGCGACGCGGCGCCCGCGCGCCCACAGGCGGCCCCGTCCTCGTCGACGGGGAGCATCCAACCTCCGAGTGTGGCCGGCCTCCCGCCTGCGCTGGCGTCTGGCCTCACAGGCAGCGGCCGCATCGAGATCGGGGCCCGTGGATACACGTGGGTCGTCACGTCAATCTCGAACCTGGCCGAGGCGGACCGTCTGGCCGCACGGTACCGCCAAGCCGGCTTCCGCTCCAACGTGATCGAAAGCACGCCGGGCGGCCGGACGACGTACCGCGTCGCCATCGGGCAATTCGACACGCAGGCCAACGCTCTGCTCGTACGCGACCGGCTCCCGGCCGACATCCGGAGCCGCGACGACATCTGGACCCTCAACCTCGCCGACCTCTAA
- a CDS encoding MotA/TolQ/ExbB proton channel family protein: MPFYLALQTAVSDSLPADTLAAVASEPETLSFLDLLWKGGWTMIPIAILSVLALFLFAERMLALNRAKGNPEKLTRTVADYVEAGDLSGAIGFCRAQDTPTARIVQRGLERVGRPIGEIKDAVEEAGRRETYELEKRMDLLASTAAIAPMLGFLGTVVGMIGAFQQLQRFEGLVNPALLAGGIWEALVTTAAGLAVGVAALFAYNFLVSRINRTINDLETASTDFLDILQTPAGERRRAPLPA; this comes from the coding sequence ATGCCCTTCTACCTCGCGCTTCAAACGGCGGTCTCGGATTCCCTCCCCGCCGACACGCTCGCCGCCGTCGCGTCTGAACCCGAGACGCTTTCCTTCCTGGACCTCCTCTGGAAGGGCGGGTGGACGATGATCCCCATCGCGATCCTGTCCGTCCTCGCGCTGTTCCTGTTCGCCGAGCGGATGCTCGCGCTTAACCGCGCGAAGGGCAACCCGGAGAAGTTGACCCGGACGGTCGCCGACTACGTGGAAGCTGGGGACCTCTCGGGCGCGATCGGCTTCTGCCGAGCGCAGGACACGCCGACCGCGCGCATCGTTCAGCGCGGGCTAGAGCGCGTGGGACGGCCCATCGGCGAGATCAAAGACGCTGTTGAAGAGGCCGGACGCCGGGAGACCTACGAGCTCGAAAAGCGGATGGACCTCCTCGCCTCCACGGCTGCTATCGCGCCGATGCTCGGCTTCCTTGGCACCGTGGTCGGCATGATCGGCGCGTTCCAGCAGCTGCAGCGCTTCGAAGGGCTCGTCAACCCCGCGCTGCTCGCGGGCGGGATCTGGGAAGCGCTCGTGACCACGGCAGCGGGCCTCGCCGTCGGCGTGGCTGCCCTGTTCGCCTACAACTTCCTCGTCAGCCGGATCAACCGGACCATCAACGACCTAGAGACCGCGTCCACAGACTTCCTCGACATCCTGCAGACGCCTGCGGGCGAACGCCGCCGCGCGCCCCTTCCCGCCTGA
- a CDS encoding ExbD/TolR family protein has product MPLNFSSGRKPLTAFSLASLTDIVLLLLIFFLLTSSFVTQRGIEVNLPDTASATPLEAQYVAVSILPDGSLFVDEIPTTADSLTALLASVKGERDAIAVYADTEAQIGSLAAVAGAAAELNMRVSVATDPSSGTSGE; this is encoded by the coding sequence ATGCCGCTCAACTTCTCGTCGGGACGGAAGCCGCTGACCGCGTTCAGCCTCGCCTCGCTGACCGACATTGTCCTGCTCCTGCTGATCTTTTTCCTGCTCACGTCGTCCTTCGTGACGCAGCGCGGGATTGAGGTCAACCTCCCCGATACGGCGAGTGCCACGCCGTTGGAGGCGCAGTACGTCGCGGTCTCCATCCTGCCGGACGGAAGCCTCTTTGTGGACGAGATCCCAACGACCGCCGACAGCCTGACTGCGCTTCTCGCGTCCGTCAAAGGAGAGCGGGATGCGATCGCGGTCTATGCGGACACCGAGGCGCAGATCGGCTCCTTGGCCGCCGTCGCGGGCGCCGCCGCCGAGTTGAACATGCGCGTGTCCGTCGCCACGGACCCCAGTTCCGGCACCTCTGGCGAGTAG
- a CDS encoding YifB family Mg chelatase-like AAA ATPase, whose translation MFSRVWSRAVLGVDALPIEIETHIEPNLPRWTVVGLPDGAVRESRDRIIAALTNSDLPRPRGAITINLAPADVRKEGSAFDLPMALGLLAATGRNGPLIAPEVLDEIVIVGELSLDGSVRPVRGVLPMAAHAAASGVRAMVVPKENAPEAAVVEGLEVYAVESLREAYTFLAEEQGRGVQFVRQESPPHARGDRLDDFSDVKGQEGVKRALEVAAAGGHNALMVGPPGSGKTMLARRLPGILPPLTNAEALETTKIHSVGGMLNGQARSGLVTERPFRAPHHTISNAGLCGGGSNPMPGEISLAHHGVLFLDELPEFERSVLEVLRQPLEEGAITIARARATVHFPARFMLLASMNPCPCGHAGDPHKPCVCAPGQVQRYLAKVSGPLLDRIDLHVEVTPVPFDDLNRDRPAEPSTNVRERVVAARQRQAERFAGTSAHCNAQMPARDVRRYCKPDAGGLALLKAAIARLGLSARAHDRVLKVARTIADLAGASGVSAEHVAEAVQYRSLDRSGWGMG comes from the coding sequence ATGTTCTCCCGCGTTTGGAGTCGCGCCGTGCTCGGCGTCGACGCGCTGCCCATCGAAATCGAGACCCACATCGAGCCCAACCTGCCTCGATGGACCGTGGTGGGGTTGCCCGATGGGGCCGTGCGCGAAAGCCGCGACCGCATTATCGCCGCGCTGACCAACAGCGACCTGCCGCGCCCGCGCGGCGCGATCACGATCAACCTCGCGCCCGCCGACGTGCGCAAAGAAGGCTCGGCCTTCGACCTCCCCATGGCGTTGGGTCTCCTGGCGGCGACGGGACGAAACGGGCCGCTTATCGCGCCAGAGGTGCTGGACGAGATCGTAATCGTAGGCGAGCTGTCGCTAGACGGGTCCGTTCGCCCGGTGCGCGGCGTGCTTCCCATGGCGGCCCACGCGGCGGCCTCTGGCGTCCGCGCGATGGTGGTCCCGAAGGAGAACGCGCCAGAGGCGGCGGTCGTGGAGGGGCTGGAGGTATACGCGGTCGAGTCGCTGCGCGAGGCGTACACGTTCCTCGCGGAGGAGCAGGGGAGAGGCGTCCAGTTTGTCCGGCAAGAGTCTCCGCCCCACGCCAGAGGCGATCGACTGGATGACTTCTCGGACGTGAAAGGTCAGGAAGGCGTCAAGCGCGCCCTTGAGGTGGCGGCAGCTGGCGGGCACAACGCGCTCATGGTGGGGCCTCCGGGATCGGGCAAGACGATGCTGGCGCGGCGGCTTCCCGGCATCCTGCCGCCGCTGACTAACGCCGAGGCGCTGGAGACCACAAAGATTCATTCGGTCGGTGGGATGCTCAATGGACAGGCGCGCTCCGGGTTGGTAACTGAGCGGCCGTTTCGGGCGCCTCACCACACCATCTCGAATGCGGGGCTCTGCGGTGGCGGCTCCAACCCGATGCCGGGCGAGATATCGCTCGCGCATCACGGCGTGCTGTTCTTGGATGAGTTGCCGGAGTTCGAGCGGTCGGTCCTCGAAGTTCTGCGCCAGCCTCTCGAAGAGGGCGCGATCACGATTGCGAGAGCCCGCGCGACGGTCCACTTCCCAGCGCGCTTTATGCTTCTGGCCAGTATGAATCCGTGCCCGTGCGGACACGCTGGCGATCCGCACAAGCCGTGCGTCTGCGCGCCGGGGCAGGTCCAGCGCTACCTCGCAAAGGTGTCGGGTCCGTTATTGGATCGTATCGATCTCCACGTGGAGGTCACGCCGGTCCCGTTCGACGACCTCAACCGCGACCGGCCCGCCGAGCCGAGCACAAACGTCCGCGAGCGCGTCGTCGCGGCGCGCCAGAGGCAGGCGGAGCGCTTTGCGGGCACGTCCGCACACTGCAACGCGCAGATGCCTGCCCGCGACGTACGTCGCTATTGCAAGCCCGACGCGGGCGGCCTGGCGCTTCTCAAAGCCGCCATCGCGCGCCTTGGGCTGTCCGCCCGCGCGCACGACCGTGTCCTCAAGGTCGCCCGCACCATCGCCGATCTCGCCGGGGCCTCTGGCGTGAGCGCCGAGCACGTCGCCGAAGCCGTCCAGTACCGCTCGCTCGATCGGAGCGGGTGGGGAATGGGCTAG
- a CDS encoding class I SAM-dependent methyltransferase, producing the protein MSTDVSHLASGQTGRDYYADLYQNDLEREAEWLRRTAPQKVEAVRELLSRRSLRPETVLEIGSGTGAVIGALRERGVGRDHYAVDFSPEAIAALQRAEPDIHAAVADITASPDPFGVGAYDLGLASHVIEHLEEPRQFLTALRSVPIQHFIAEVPLENLPGGKLKAQFKDRSTNAAGHVQFFDRRSFVALLERSGWRVEDVVTYAPMLDADTFAFAHGAAGAKTRLIKRLTEQALPRFLGGVWTSLYHAHCAALCTKA; encoded by the coding sequence ATGTCTACCGACGTTTCCCACCTCGCATCCGGTCAGACCGGCCGCGACTACTACGCCGATCTGTACCAGAACGACTTGGAACGAGAGGCAGAGTGGTTAAGGCGCACGGCGCCACAAAAGGTGGAGGCCGTACGGGAGTTGCTATCGCGGCGATCGCTTAGGCCCGAGACCGTTTTGGAGATAGGGTCGGGGACGGGAGCCGTAATTGGGGCCCTTCGTGAGCGTGGTGTCGGGCGGGATCACTACGCTGTTGACTTCTCGCCAGAGGCCATCGCGGCCTTGCAGCGCGCCGAGCCGGATATCCATGCGGCGGTGGCCGACATCACCGCCTCCCCAGATCCATTTGGGGTTGGCGCGTACGATCTGGGACTTGCGAGCCACGTGATTGAGCACCTGGAAGAGCCAAGGCAGTTCTTGACGGCTCTCCGCTCGGTTCCCATTCAGCATTTCATCGCGGAGGTACCGCTTGAAAACCTGCCGGGTGGAAAGCTCAAAGCCCAGTTCAAGGATCGGTCTACGAATGCCGCCGGGCACGTACAGTTTTTCGACCGCCGCTCATTTGTCGCACTTCTGGAACGCAGCGGGTGGCGGGTCGAAGATGTGGTGACCTATGCGCCGATGCTGGACGCGGACACGTTCGCGTTCGCTCACGGAGCCGCTGGCGCGAAGACTCGCCTTATCAAGCGGCTCACAGAGCAAGCCCTGCCACGTTTCCTCGGAGGTGTGTGGACCTCGCTCTATCACGCGCACTGCGCGGCTCTCTGCACGAAGGCTTGA
- a CDS encoding c-type cytochrome, with protein sequence MRLTLLVAALLFVTLSAYAPHLSAAPSAPEAKADSTEWENLQVLPDSLSRDELIGMMRGYADGLGVKCGYCHVREDGEFAFGSDAKPEKEVARGMIRMVRQINTEILPAIDRSTDEAAEPQVDVTCWTCHRGDAKPRALPSPSEPQR encoded by the coding sequence ATGCGCCTCACTCTCCTCGTCGCCGCTCTGCTGTTTGTCACCCTCTCGGCCTACGCGCCCCACCTGTCGGCGGCCCCCTCGGCGCCAGAGGCGAAGGCGGACTCGACGGAGTGGGAAAACCTTCAGGTCCTCCCTGACTCGCTCTCGCGCGACGAGTTGATCGGCATGATGCGCGGGTACGCGGACGGGCTGGGTGTGAAGTGCGGGTACTGCCACGTTCGCGAGGACGGCGAGTTCGCGTTTGGCTCTGACGCGAAGCCGGAGAAAGAGGTCGCCAGAGGCATGATCCGCATGGTGCGGCAGATCAACACGGAGATCCTCCCCGCGATCGACCGGTCTACCGATGAGGCGGCCGAGCCACAGGTCGACGTGACGTGCTGGACCTGCCACCGTGGAGACGCTAAACCCCGCGCGTTGCCTTCGCCTTCGGAGCCTCAGCGATAG
- a CDS encoding 4Fe-4S binding protein, whose amino-acid sequence MSDIPIYNADADRSLGLFDNPAWRAKSLEKAGLALVALAVVATVVALASDLGRQRPGLFAWLVFGGFGVGGVVFALGGLRRASGVRNDGKMFSSNQARGAVGWISGLVLTGLYVVLYFAPEALAGLIPLGDPLSRLLRDQPATVANGGQWFLYSTFYTLAVGAMGVRALVRYRHSRYHVVRTLSVVFFQTILAFALPYLLMRLQQPELFLHYTWPLDYDLFFPWKMEELRASGQLGVAMLIWGAILIAVVTPILTFYFGKRWYCSWVCGCGGLAETAGDPYRHLSDTSLGAWKVERWMVHGVLAAIVVGTAVLWVAALLDVGWLDAVAGTFSWLYGLIIGSIFAGVVGVGFYPLMGSRVWCRFGCPMAAVLGLQQRFFSRFRITTNGGQCISCGNCSAYCEMGIDVRWYAQRGQNIVRASCVGCGICSTVCPRGVLKLENGPRGDRATAAPLGAPALISELSILDGAMD is encoded by the coding sequence ATGTCCGACATCCCGATCTACAACGCCGACGCCGACCGCAGCCTGGGGCTGTTTGACAACCCGGCGTGGCGCGCGAAGTCACTGGAGAAAGCAGGCCTCGCGCTCGTCGCGCTCGCCGTCGTGGCGACCGTCGTGGCGCTCGCGAGCGACCTGGGGCGCCAGAGGCCGGGGCTTTTCGCGTGGCTCGTCTTCGGCGGCTTCGGCGTGGGTGGCGTCGTGTTCGCCCTTGGCGGGCTCCGACGCGCCTCTGGCGTCCGCAACGACGGCAAGATGTTCTCCTCCAACCAGGCACGGGGCGCGGTCGGATGGATCTCAGGTTTGGTCCTGACGGGGCTCTACGTGGTGCTGTACTTCGCGCCAGAGGCCCTCGCGGGGCTGATTCCCCTGGGGGACCCGCTGAGCCGCCTCTTGCGGGATCAACCGGCGACGGTCGCGAACGGGGGGCAGTGGTTCCTTTACTCCACGTTCTACACCCTCGCCGTTGGCGCGATGGGCGTACGCGCCCTCGTGCGCTACAGGCACTCGCGCTACCACGTGGTTCGGACGCTGAGCGTGGTGTTCTTCCAGACGATCCTCGCGTTCGCGCTGCCGTACCTGCTGATGCGACTGCAGCAGCCCGAACTGTTCCTGCACTACACGTGGCCGCTGGACTACGATTTGTTCTTCCCCTGGAAGATGGAGGAGCTTCGCGCCAGCGGCCAACTCGGCGTCGCGATGCTGATTTGGGGCGCGATCCTGATCGCGGTCGTGACGCCCATCCTGACGTTCTACTTCGGCAAGCGGTGGTACTGCTCCTGGGTGTGCGGGTGTGGAGGCCTCGCTGAGACCGCTGGCGACCCATACCGGCACCTTTCGGACACGAGCCTGGGCGCCTGGAAGGTGGAGCGTTGGATGGTCCACGGCGTGCTCGCGGCGATCGTGGTGGGAACGGCCGTGTTGTGGGTGGCGGCGCTTCTCGATGTCGGCTGGCTCGACGCGGTTGCGGGAACGTTCTCGTGGCTGTACGGCCTGATCATCGGGAGCATCTTTGCGGGCGTCGTCGGTGTCGGGTTCTACCCGCTGATGGGGAGCCGCGTGTGGTGCCGCTTCGGCTGCCCGATGGCTGCGGTCCTGGGATTGCAGCAGCGCTTTTTCTCGCGCTTCCGAATCACCACGAATGGCGGTCAGTGCATCTCGTGCGGCAACTGCTCTGCCTACTGCGAGATGGGCATCGACGTGCGGTGGTACGCGCAGCGCGGACAGAACATCGTGCGGGCCTCTTGCGTGGGCTGCGGGATCTGCTCCACCGTCTGCCCACGAGGCGTGCTGAAGCTGGAAAACGGGCCGCGCGGCGACCGGGCTACTGCGGCTCCACTCGGTGCCCCGGCTCTCATCTCCGAACTGTCCATCCTAGACGGAGCGATGGACTAA